A section of the Pleurocapsa minor HA4230-MV1 genome encodes:
- a CDS encoding ABC transporter permease, whose product MNLIRVFTIANNGFKEVIRDRILYFIGFFSLLLILAQRIVPEIAAGTHEKILLDVGIGAINILSVIVAIFIGTALINKEIEKRTLLMLIPKPISRAELILGKHLGLTAVLGVMVAIMMGIYLAMLSLSQINYPTGALITASVYLLLELALIAAVAIFFGVFTSSILATLFSFGVYLMGHFSEDLVELGKLSKNASIESLTTSLYLVLPNLSRLDLKNEAVYGLLPNSGELIAHAMYGLLYTALLLIISIMIFAQKEF is encoded by the coding sequence ATGAATTTAATCAGAGTTTTTACCATCGCCAACAATGGATTTAAAGAAGTTATTCGCGATCGCATTCTTTATTTTATTGGCTTCTTTTCTTTATTGCTAATTCTGGCTCAAAGAATTGTCCCTGAAATTGCAGCGGGGACTCATGAAAAGATTTTGCTCGATGTTGGTATTGGTGCGATCAATATTCTCAGTGTAATCGTCGCCATTTTTATCGGCACGGCATTAATTAACAAGGAAATTGAAAAACGCACCTTATTAATGCTAATTCCCAAACCAATCAGCCGTGCTGAATTAATTTTAGGTAAGCATCTAGGACTTACTGCCGTGCTGGGGGTGATGGTTGCTATTATGATGGGAATTTATCTGGCTATGCTGAGTCTTTCCCAGATTAACTATCCCACAGGAGCATTAATTACTGCTTCAGTTTATTTGCTGCTCGAACTAGCCTTAATTGCTGCGGTGGCGATCTTCTTTGGCGTATTTACTAGCTCGATTTTGGCTACCTTATTTAGTTTCGGTGTTTATCTCATGGGACACTTCAGCGAAGATTTAGTTGAATTAGGTAAACTCAGCAAAAATGCCAGCATTGAGAGCTTAACCACCAGTCTTTATTTGGTGCTACCCAATCTTTCACGGTTAGATTTGAAAAATGAAGCTGTTTATGGTTTATTACCCAACTCAGGAGAATTGATCGCCCATGCCATGTATGGCCTACTATATACTGCTTTACTACTAATTATCTCCATCATGATTTTCGCTCAAAAAGAATTTTAA
- the larE gene encoding ATP-dependent sacrificial sulfur transferase LarE yields MSEKLARLRSLFEGMEQALIAYSGGVDSTLVAKIAYDVLGDRALAITAVSPSLLPEELIDAQTQAAQIGIKHELVTTHEMDNPDYTSNPINRCYFCKSELHDTLKPLALQRGYPYVVDGVNADDLHDYRPGIQAAKERGARSPLAEIGVSKTEVREISRSLGLAWWDKPAQPCLSSRFPYGEAITVTKLQRVGRAEIYLRQLGYSNLRVRSQEDTAKIELPAAEITKFVQQVNLPELVKTFQEFGFVYVTLDLEGYRSGKLNQVLQ; encoded by the coding sequence ATGAGCGAGAAATTAGCACGATTGAGAAGTCTATTTGAGGGCATGGAACAAGCTTTAATTGCCTATTCTGGAGGAGTAGATAGTACTTTAGTAGCAAAAATTGCCTATGATGTTTTAGGCGATCGCGCTTTAGCAATTACGGCGGTATCTCCTTCTCTACTTCCTGAAGAATTGATTGATGCTCAAACCCAAGCTGCACAGATCGGTATCAAACATGAGCTAGTCACAACTCATGAAATGGATAACCCTGATTACACTTCAAACCCAATTAATCGCTGTTATTTTTGCAAAAGTGAGTTGCATGATACCTTAAAACCATTAGCGCTCCAACGTGGTTATCCTTATGTTGTCGATGGGGTTAATGCCGACGATCTCCACGATTATCGTCCTGGTATTCAAGCAGCAAAAGAAAGAGGTGCGCGATCGCCTTTAGCAGAAATTGGCGTGAGCAAAACAGAAGTAAGAGAAATCTCCCGCAGTTTAGGATTAGCCTGGTGGGACAAGCCTGCACAACCTTGCCTTAGCTCCCGTTTCCCCTATGGCGAAGCGATTACCGTAACTAAGTTACAGCGAGTTGGTAGAGCCGAAATTTATCTACGTCAGCTTGGGTATAGTAACCTGCGGGTGCGCTCTCAGGAAGATACTGCCAAAATTGAATTACCAGCAGCAGAGATTACTAAGTTTGTACAACAGGTAAATCTACCAGAGTTGGTCAAAACTTTCCAAGAGTTTGGCTTTGTCTACGTTACGTTAGATTTAGAAGGTTACCGTAGTGGCAAGCTGAACCAGGTTTTACAGTAG
- a CDS encoding alpha/beta fold hydrolase has protein sequence MLHSSYSPPWFLDNGFLMTIYVAKRSSQIWQETISEPEPNYQQVVFTQGEVPLAGWVAIPANPRGTVVGTYGITGTLDNQWFLKILGRKAYAQNYAVVLFDWRAHGESAKLSSVLTSDGINEGKDFVSIAAESKTLGCPAPFWFTGYSLGGQLALWGVYYAQFLAKNGLNPDEVAGGAVICPNLDSNLSLPYLMQHPTGKYIEQAIAKELKKLVLKINKYHPEDFELAVIEKVNSIWGFDHHLVVPRLNFDSVEEYYTASSPFQILHKIEKPTLILYAEDDPMFAPSIIPKLKTVCRHHEALNLISTKAGGHVGYISSPSCQEENGDRDCWWAWNRILDWISNQS, from the coding sequence ATGCTGCATAGTTCATATTCCCCACCTTGGTTTTTAGACAATGGTTTTCTGATGACAATCTATGTAGCGAAGCGCTCAAGCCAAATATGGCAAGAAACTATTAGCGAACCAGAGCCTAATTATCAGCAGGTAGTATTTACTCAAGGAGAAGTCCCCCTAGCTGGCTGGGTAGCAATTCCCGCCAATCCGCGAGGTACAGTTGTCGGTACGTATGGTATTACAGGAACGCTAGATAATCAGTGGTTTCTCAAAATTCTCGGCAGAAAAGCCTATGCTCAAAATTATGCTGTGGTGTTGTTTGACTGGCGCGCTCATGGAGAGTCTGCCAAATTATCCTCGGTACTAACTTCGGATGGTATCAATGAGGGTAAAGATTTTGTCAGTATTGCAGCAGAAAGTAAGACTTTAGGATGTCCTGCGCCGTTTTGGTTTACAGGCTATTCTCTGGGGGGACAATTAGCTCTGTGGGGAGTTTATTATGCTCAATTTTTGGCGAAAAATGGTCTAAATCCTGATGAGGTGGCAGGGGGTGCAGTAATCTGTCCTAATCTAGACTCTAATCTTTCTTTGCCCTACTTAATGCAACATCCTACAGGAAAATATATCGAACAGGCGATCGCTAAAGAATTAAAGAAGTTAGTGCTTAAAATCAATAAATATCATCCTGAAGATTTTGAGCTAGCAGTTATTGAAAAAGTCAATAGTATTTGGGGTTTCGATCATCACTTAGTTGTTCCTCGTTTAAACTTTGATTCAGTAGAGGAATACTATACCGCTAGCAGTCCTTTTCAAATTCTGCACAAAATTGAGAAACCCACTCTCATTCTTTATGCTGAGGACGATCCCATGTTTGCCCCCAGTATTATTCCTAAGCTAAAAACCGTCTGTCGTCATCACGAAGCCTTAAATTTGATTTCAACTAAAGCTGGTGGTCATGTTGGTTATATCAGTAGCCCAAGCTGTCAAGAAGAAAATGGCGATCGCGATTGCTGGTGGGCATGGAATCGAATTTTAGACTGGATCAGTAATCAGTCCTAA
- a CDS encoding HAMP domain-containing histidine kinase, whose product MLESSGSLQLHSKPALSNVNLLIVSNQSTFQAIASCLDEADISFCADLINPDQLSDRPSSNISNKYSAICYDHTANPQDNQIESLISKLHWWCHLYPDTPVILITDVLGDEAAARLIQSGVNGYVLRHKLYQLPSTLKKSLFDFASNQAIVKQQEDLIKQQQFQLQQLQAEIKIRSDAEKTQAIRLAQQQKTIEQEEKKVQQLEAEIQSWIEGEETKQEHLSHLNHELRSPISSMLGFAGMLKEQYYGELNERQMRYVNAMLSVGQYMLDLVNNYLDIAKIDANKQTLDLERLAVAEVCQNALFCLEKKAEQKELKLNFDLGDEIDFCTADSRCLRQILINLLSNAVKFTKSGNITLQVQQDAEFLNFAVIDTGVGISAENIIKLFKPFPQISNHQESTGLGLALSRKLARLHGGDIVVTSELGKGSCFTLSIPRFSNQ is encoded by the coding sequence ATGTTAGAAAGTTCTGGGTCGTTACAGCTACATTCAAAACCCGCACTCAGCAACGTGAATCTTCTTATTGTTTCAAATCAGTCGACATTTCAGGCGATCGCCAGTTGTTTAGACGAAGCAGACATAAGCTTTTGCGCCGATTTGATTAATCCAGATCAATTAAGCGATCGCCCATCTTCTAACATTTCTAACAAATATAGTGCAATTTGCTACGATCACACGGCAAATCCTCAAGACAACCAGATCGAATCCTTAATTAGTAAACTTCACTGGTGGTGCCATTTATATCCTGATACTCCTGTGATTTTAATTACAGACGTTTTGGGTGATGAAGCAGCAGCAAGATTAATTCAGTCAGGGGTCAATGGTTATGTACTCAGACATAAACTTTATCAATTACCTAGCACTTTAAAAAAATCTTTATTCGATTTTGCGAGTAACCAAGCAATAGTTAAGCAGCAGGAAGACTTAATTAAACAACAACAGTTTCAGCTTCAACAGCTACAGGCAGAAATTAAAATCCGTAGTGATGCTGAAAAAACTCAAGCCATCAGATTGGCACAGCAGCAGAAAACAATTGAGCAGGAGGAAAAAAAAGTACAACAGCTAGAAGCAGAGATTCAATCCTGGATTGAAGGAGAGGAAACTAAGCAAGAACATCTCTCTCACTTAAATCATGAGCTACGCAGTCCAATTTCTTCGATGTTGGGTTTTGCAGGAATGCTCAAAGAACAATATTATGGCGAACTCAACGAGCGACAGATGCGATATGTTAACGCCATGCTTAGTGTTGGTCAATACATGTTGGATTTAGTCAATAATTATCTTGATATTGCCAAGATCGACGCTAATAAACAAACCTTGGATTTAGAACGATTGGCGGTAGCAGAGGTTTGTCAGAATGCGCTATTTTGCCTAGAAAAAAAGGCCGAACAAAAAGAATTAAAGTTAAACTTTGACTTGGGTGATGAGATAGATTTTTGTACTGCTGACTCACGTTGTTTGAGACAAATTTTAATCAACCTCTTAAGCAACGCAGTTAAATTCACCAAGAGCGGAAATATTACACTTCAAGTTCAACAGGATGCAGAGTTCCTTAACTTTGCTGTGATTGATACAGGAGTAGGAATATCGGCAGAAAATATAATTAAATTGTTCAAGCCATTTCCCCAAATCAGCAATCACCAAGAAAGCACAGGTTTAGGTTTGGCGCTGTCGAGAAAACTAGCTCGACTTCATGGTGGAGATATTGTGGTAACTTCTGAATTAGGTAAGGGTAGTTGTTTCACCCTCAGTATTCCTCGATTTAGTAATCAGTAA
- a CDS encoding G-D-S-L family lipolytic protein has protein sequence MQTILSPNSSFVTNNERVLHEKLQRQQPLKVVALGDSLIYGYGDYIGGGWVERLRREWMSPHGAGHVLYNLGVRGDRVNQVAIRLEQEFNCRGELRNRVPDLILLSVGLNDSARVGKPTGRLYTDLDSFRQHVDYLLDMAQSLCPVMFIGMTPVNEAKMPFMDCLYYNHLDQYRYKEATLQACQHRNIPYLDLFDLWLSRGTDWIATQLGEDGLHPNVTGYQSLFSEIMSWKLIDQQ, from the coding sequence ATGCAGACTATTCTTAGTCCTAACTCTAGCTTTGTCACCAATAATGAGCGAGTTTTACACGAAAAGCTACAGCGTCAACAGCCTTTAAAAGTGGTTGCATTGGGAGATAGTTTGATTTATGGTTATGGTGATTATATTGGTGGTGGTTGGGTAGAAAGACTGCGACGGGAATGGATGTCGCCCCATGGAGCAGGACACGTTTTATATAATTTAGGAGTGAGGGGCGATCGCGTTAATCAGGTTGCCATTCGCTTAGAACAGGAGTTTAACTGTCGAGGTGAACTACGTAATCGTGTTCCCGACTTGATTTTACTTTCGGTTGGCTTAAATGATTCGGCAAGAGTTGGTAAACCGACGGGTAGACTGTATACGGATTTAGACAGCTTTCGCCAGCACGTTGATTATCTGCTGGATATGGCACAGAGTCTTTGCCCTGTGATGTTTATCGGTATGACTCCAGTAAATGAAGCAAAAATGCCTTTTATGGATTGTCTTTATTACAATCATTTAGATCAGTATCGCTATAAAGAAGCAACTTTACAGGCTTGTCAGCACAGGAATATTCCTTATTTAGATCTTTTCGATCTTTGGCTATCTAGGGGTACAGACTGGATCGCTACTCAGTTAGGAGAAGACGGATTGCATCCAAACGTTACAGGCTATCAAAGCTTATTTTCTGAGATCATGTCCTGGAAATTAATCGATCAGCAATAG
- a CDS encoding pentapeptide repeat-containing protein, with product MLRRYAAGERNFAGADLRYGQELSVAILKGIDLSGAFMEGINIVGVDLSCSNLSQGGIDICRLEDVNLTGADLRGANLIEASICGVNLTGADLTDAKLCDASLRRANLTVANLTRTRLIRTDIIDSNLTNAIVNVTDFSRTFFRNTIMPDGTIRTDD from the coding sequence TTGCTTAGGAGATACGCTGCTGGAGAACGTAATTTCGCTGGGGCGGACTTGAGATATGGGCAAGAATTGAGCGTTGCTATTCTTAAAGGGATCGATCTCAGCGGAGCTTTCATGGAGGGTATAAATATTGTTGGAGTTGACCTTAGCTGCTCCAATCTGAGCCAAGGAGGAATTGATATCTGTCGATTGGAAGATGTTAATTTGACGGGTGCTGACTTGCGAGGAGCTAATTTGATAGAAGCTAGTATCTGTGGAGTTAATTTAACTGGTGCTGACTTGACTGATGCCAAATTGTGTGATGCCAGTCTCAGAAGAGCCAATTTGACTGTTGCTAATTTGACGAGAACGCGATTGATAAGAACTGATATTATCGACTCCAATCTTACCAATGCAATTGTAAATGTTACTGATTTCAGTAGAACTTTTTTCAGAAACACCATTATGCCCGATGGAACTATTAGAACTGACGATTGA